One stretch of Streptomyces hygroscopicus DNA includes these proteins:
- a CDS encoding putative sigma factor: MPSATLPAAPMRAMHGFTTAANDRQVTAWALAARDGDRDAVDHFIRATYRDVRRFVLHLSADPHGCEDLAQETYLRALTGLSRFAGRSSARTWLLSIARRVVVDRYRMTAARPRTLESDDWQEVAERAQPVGLPGFDEGVALMDLLAGLAPARREMFLLTTVLGLPYADAATATGCPIGTVRSRVARAREEITALLAAAEKAAEPVRLAG, from the coding sequence ATGCCTTCCGCCACGCTGCCCGCCGCACCGATGAGAGCCATGCACGGCTTCACCACCGCGGCGAACGACCGCCAGGTCACCGCATGGGCGCTGGCCGCCCGTGACGGCGACCGCGACGCGGTCGACCACTTCATCCGCGCCACCTACCGCGATGTGCGCCGCTTCGTACTCCATCTCAGCGCCGACCCCCACGGCTGTGAGGACCTCGCCCAGGAGACGTATCTGCGGGCGCTGACCGGACTCTCGCGCTTCGCCGGCCGCTCATCGGCCCGCACCTGGCTGCTGTCGATCGCCCGCCGGGTGGTCGTCGACCGCTACCGCATGACCGCCGCCCGCCCCCGCACCCTGGAGTCGGACGACTGGCAGGAGGTGGCCGAACGGGCGCAGCCCGTCGGGCTCCCCGGGTTCGACGAGGGGGTGGCGCTGATGGACCTGCTGGCTGGGCTCGCCCCGGCGCGCCGCGAGATGTTCCTCCTCACCACGGTACTCGGCCTGCCGTACGCGGACGCCGCCACCGCGACCGGCTGCCCCATCGGCACCGTGCGCTCCCGTGTGGCCCGCGCCCGTGAGGAGATCACCGCACTGCTGGCCGCGGCCGAGAAGGCCGCAGAACCCGTGCGGCTGGCGGGCTGA
- a CDS encoding histidine kinase produces the protein MSRYARATRSRLGPRSKVRSVAGQAFILQLLLTLVLVAAAVVAVAADAHKHSALDARRRSLAVAETFAHSPGIARAISNDKPTAQLESHAEAARKGSGVDSVVVFNTHGIRLTHPETPLIGKRIVGPAGLVRDELSGKTITETFRASQGPSVVSAVPVTKADGAFIGGVSVGVRVQSVNSAVDHRLPLLLGSGAGALALATGGTALLSGRVRRQTHGLGTAEMGRMYEHHDAVLHSVREGVLVLAEDGRLLLVNDEARGLLRLAPDAEGRHIGELGLEPHLAELLTSGRRVTDEVHPCGGRLLVVNMRSTDRAGDPAGSVVTLRDTTALRVLSGRAEEARERLKLLSDAGVRISSSLELTGTAEQLVDVAVPRFADIVTVELLEPVLRGEEPEPPYEPLAPHRTAVGGVPPEAPVFRVGERVVYASATPQSRAVQAGAAVLQADLTSTAEWPAGDGAEVRHLLDRGVHSLITVPLRFRGVTLGLASFWRTRRAEPFDEADLAIAGELAVRTAVCVDNARRYAREHAMVAALQRTLLPSGLPDQDAVEVASRYLPAQGAVGGSWFDVIPLPGARVALVVGKVPGQGVHAAATMGRLRTAVQNFSALDVSPDELISHLDELVTRLDLEHDADSQGSRITGAGCLYAIYDSVSGRCTLARAGDPGIVLTRPDGSVDIPAMPASPPLGRGGEPFEAVSLSLPAASRLVLYTNGLLQGHGRTAGPGLDLLRHTLKAEPDLGPDETCRSLFHTVLPDRPSDDVALLVARTRLLDPEDVAEWDVPFDPAAVAPARATCARTLRAWGLEDAVCTAELVISELITNAVRYGTPPVRIRLLRDRDLICEVSDGSSTSPHLRRAATTDVGGRGLFLVAQFAQRWGTRYTPYGKVIWAETALDGR, from the coding sequence ATGAGCCGATACGCCCGTGCGACCCGGAGTCGGCTGGGGCCCCGGTCGAAGGTGCGGAGCGTCGCCGGGCAGGCGTTCATCCTGCAGCTTCTGCTGACCCTGGTTCTCGTGGCCGCCGCAGTGGTGGCCGTCGCGGCGGATGCCCATAAACACAGCGCGCTCGACGCTCGCCGACGCTCCCTCGCGGTGGCCGAGACATTCGCGCACTCCCCCGGAATAGCCCGGGCCATCAGCAACGACAAGCCGACGGCGCAGCTGGAGTCCCATGCGGAGGCGGCGCGGAAGGGCTCCGGCGTCGACAGCGTGGTGGTGTTCAACACTCATGGCATCCGCCTCACCCACCCCGAGACGCCCTTGATCGGCAAGCGGATCGTCGGACCGGCCGGGCTGGTGCGGGACGAGCTGAGCGGAAAGACGATCACGGAGACCTTCCGGGCCAGCCAGGGCCCGTCCGTCGTCTCGGCGGTCCCCGTCACCAAGGCCGACGGGGCCTTCATCGGCGGCGTGTCGGTCGGGGTCAGGGTCCAGAGCGTGAACAGCGCGGTGGACCACCGGCTGCCGCTGCTGCTCGGCAGTGGCGCCGGGGCGCTGGCCCTGGCCACGGGCGGGACGGCGCTGCTGAGCGGGCGGGTGCGGCGGCAGACCCATGGCCTGGGCACCGCGGAAATGGGGCGGATGTACGAACACCATGACGCGGTGTTGCACTCGGTCCGCGAAGGGGTGCTGGTCCTGGCGGAGGACGGGCGGCTGCTGCTGGTCAATGACGAGGCCCGGGGGCTGCTCCGGCTGGCTCCGGACGCGGAGGGGCGGCATATCGGCGAGCTCGGCCTGGAACCGCACCTGGCAGAGCTGCTGACGTCGGGACGGCGCGTCACGGACGAGGTGCACCCCTGCGGGGGCCGGCTACTGGTGGTCAATATGCGGTCCACGGACCGTGCGGGCGATCCCGCCGGAAGCGTGGTGACGCTGAGGGACACCACCGCACTGCGGGTGCTGTCCGGCCGGGCCGAGGAGGCCCGTGAGCGGCTGAAGCTGCTGTCCGACGCCGGGGTGCGGATCAGCTCCTCCCTGGAGCTGACGGGTACCGCCGAGCAGCTGGTGGACGTGGCCGTCCCCCGGTTCGCCGACATCGTCACCGTCGAGCTGCTGGAACCCGTCCTGCGCGGCGAGGAGCCCGAGCCGCCGTACGAGCCCCTGGCACCGCATCGGACCGCCGTCGGCGGGGTTCCCCCCGAAGCCCCCGTCTTCCGCGTGGGCGAGCGGGTCGTCTACGCATCCGCCACACCGCAGAGCCGGGCCGTGCAGGCCGGAGCCGCCGTCCTCCAGGCCGATCTGACCAGCACCGCCGAGTGGCCGGCCGGAGACGGTGCCGAGGTCCGGCACCTCCTCGATCGCGGGGTCCACTCGCTGATCACCGTCCCCCTGCGGTTCCGCGGCGTCACCCTCGGCCTGGCCAGCTTCTGGCGGACCCGGCGCGCCGAGCCGTTCGACGAAGCGGATCTGGCGATCGCCGGGGAGCTGGCCGTGCGCACCGCCGTGTGCGTCGACAACGCCCGCCGCTATGCCCGCGAACACGCCATGGTCGCCGCCCTGCAGCGCACCCTCCTGCCCAGCGGTCTGCCCGATCAGGACGCCGTGGAGGTGGCGTCCCGCTATCTGCCCGCGCAGGGCGCGGTGGGCGGAAGCTGGTTCGATGTGATCCCCCTCCCCGGCGCCCGGGTCGCGCTGGTCGTCGGGAAAGTGCCCGGGCAGGGTGTGCACGCCGCGGCCACCATGGGCCGTCTGCGCACCGCGGTGCAGAACTTCTCGGCCCTGGACGTGTCCCCGGACGAGCTCATCTCGCATCTGGACGAGCTGGTCACCCGTCTCGACCTGGAGCATGACGCCGACTCGCAGGGCAGCCGGATCACCGGCGCCGGATGCCTGTACGCGATCTACGACTCGGTGTCGGGCCGTTGCACCCTGGCCCGGGCCGGCGATCCGGGCATCGTTCTGACCCGCCCGGACGGTTCTGTGGACATCCCCGCGATGCCCGCCTCCCCGCCCCTGGGCCGGGGTGGAGAGCCCTTCGAGGCGGTCAGCCTCTCGCTGCCCGCCGCGAGCCGCCTGGTGCTGTACACCAACGGTCTCCTCCAAGGCCACGGCCGAACCGCCGGCCCCGGCCTGGACCTGCTGCGCCACACCCTCAAGGCCGAGCCGGACCTCGGCCCGGACGAGACCTGCCGCAGCCTGTTCCACACCGTGCTTCCGGACCGTCCGAGCGACGATGTCGCACTGCTGGTGGCTCGCACGCGCCTGCTCGACCCGGAGGACGTGGCCGAGTGGGATGTGCCGTTCGACCCGGCGGCGGTCGCCCCGGCCCGCGCCACCTGTGCCCGGACACTACGGGCGTGGGGCCTGGAGGACGCCGTATGCACGGCCGAGCTGGTCATCAGTGAACTGATCACCAATGCCGTGCGGTACGGCACACCTCCCGTGCGCATACGGCTGCTGCGCGACCGCGACCTGATCTGCGAGGTCTCCGACGGCAGCAGCACCTCGCCCCATCTGCGGCGGGCCGCGACCACCGACGTGGGCGGGCGCGGGCTGTTCCTCGTCGCCCAGTTCGCCCAGCGCTGGGGTACCCGCTACACCCCGTACGGCAAGGTCATCTGGGCCGAGACGGCCCTGGACGGCCGCTGA
- a CDS encoding AHBA synthase, whose translation MSNDVRLGSELPAWPQYGDEEREGLIRALDQGQWWRIGGGEVDAFEAEFAAAHGSEHALAVTNGTHALELALEVLGIGAGTEVIVPAFTFISSSQAAQRLGAVAVPVDVDPDTYCIDPSAVEAAIGPRTRAIMPVHMAGQMCDMDALGKLSADSGVPLIQDAAHAHGAQWRGKKVGELGSVAAFSFQNGKLMTAGEGGAVLFPDAEMYERGFVRHSCGRPPSDRGYFHRTSGSNFRLNEFSASVLRAQLGRLEDQITTREQRWPVLSRLLAEIPGVVPQSRDDRGDRNPHYMAMFRVPGLTEERRAKIVDLLIERGVPAFVAFRAVYRTDAFWEMAAPDLTVDELARRCPHSEALTRDCLWLHHRVLLGSEEQMHEVAAIVADVLASS comes from the coding sequence ATGAGCAATGATGTGCGCCTGGGATCCGAGCTGCCCGCATGGCCTCAGTATGGCGACGAGGAGCGCGAGGGGCTCATTCGGGCCCTGGATCAGGGGCAGTGGTGGCGCATCGGGGGCGGTGAGGTCGACGCCTTCGAGGCGGAGTTCGCCGCGGCCCACGGCAGCGAGCACGCCCTCGCGGTCACCAACGGAACGCACGCGCTGGAACTCGCCCTCGAGGTACTCGGCATCGGAGCCGGCACCGAGGTGATCGTTCCCGCGTTCACCTTCATCTCGTCCTCGCAGGCCGCGCAGCGGCTGGGCGCGGTGGCCGTTCCCGTGGACGTGGACCCGGACACCTACTGCATCGATCCGTCGGCGGTCGAGGCGGCCATCGGCCCGAGGACCCGCGCGATCATGCCGGTGCACATGGCGGGTCAGATGTGCGACATGGACGCGCTGGGCAAGCTGTCCGCCGACTCGGGGGTGCCGCTGATCCAGGACGCGGCCCACGCCCACGGAGCGCAGTGGCGCGGCAAGAAGGTCGGTGAGCTGGGCTCGGTCGCCGCGTTCAGTTTTCAGAACGGGAAGCTTATGACCGCCGGTGAGGGCGGCGCCGTGCTGTTCCCCGACGCCGAGATGTACGAGCGGGGCTTCGTCCGGCACAGCTGCGGACGTCCGCCCTCCGACCGCGGCTACTTCCACCGCACCTCGGGCTCCAACTTCCGGCTGAACGAGTTCTCCGCCTCGGTGCTGCGCGCCCAACTCGGCCGCCTGGAGGACCAGATCACCACGCGTGAGCAGCGCTGGCCGGTGCTGAGCCGACTGCTCGCCGAGATCCCCGGTGTCGTACCGCAGTCGCGCGACGACCGCGGTGACCGCAACCCGCACTACATGGCGATGTTCCGGGTGCCGGGTCTCACCGAGGAGCGCCGCGCGAAGATCGTCGACCTGCTCATCGAGCGCGGGGTGCCCGCGTTCGTCGCCTTCCGCGCGGTCTACCGTACGGACGCATTCTGGGAGATGGCGGCGCCGGACCTGACGGTGGACGAGCTCGCCCGCCGCTGCCCGCACTCCGAGGCGCTCACCCGCGACTGCCTATGGCTGCACCACCGGGTGCTGCTGGGCAGCGAGGAGCAGATGCACGAAGTGGCCGCCATCGTCGCCGACGTGCTCGCGAGCTCATGA
- a CDS encoding phosphatase-like, producing MTSHPISHGAPLSGASTAPVTSVVFDLDGVLVNSFAVMREAFTLAYAEVVGEGEPPFEEYNRHLGRYFPDIMRIMGLPLEMEAPFVRESYRLAHLVEMFDGVPELLSELRHRGLRLAVATGKSGPRARSLLDTLGIRGQFHVVLGSDEVARPKPAPDIVLKAMDLMDADPDRTVMVGDAVTDLASARGAGITAVAAMWGETDEKTLLAAEPDVILHKPAELLALCPEVTAP from the coding sequence ATGACCAGCCATCCGATCAGTCACGGCGCCCCGCTCTCCGGCGCGAGTACCGCCCCGGTCACCTCGGTGGTCTTCGACCTCGACGGTGTCCTCGTCAACAGCTTCGCGGTGATGCGCGAGGCGTTCACGCTCGCCTACGCCGAGGTCGTCGGCGAGGGTGAGCCACCCTTCGAGGAGTACAACCGGCATCTGGGCCGCTACTTCCCCGACATCATGCGGATCATGGGTCTTCCGCTGGAGATGGAGGCCCCGTTCGTCCGCGAGAGCTACCGGCTCGCCCACCTGGTGGAGATGTTCGACGGTGTGCCCGAGCTGCTGTCGGAGTTACGCCACCGCGGGCTGCGGCTCGCCGTGGCCACCGGGAAGAGCGGACCCCGGGCGCGTTCGCTGCTCGACACGCTGGGCATCCGTGGCCAGTTCCACGTGGTCCTCGGCTCCGACGAGGTGGCGCGGCCCAAGCCCGCGCCGGACATCGTGCTGAAGGCGATGGACCTGATGGACGCCGATCCCGACCGAACCGTGATGGTCGGGGACGCGGTGACCGACCTGGCCAGCGCGCGGGGGGCCGGGATCACCGCCGTGGCGGCGATGTGGGGTGAGACCGACGAGAAGACGCTGCTCGCGGCGGAGCCCGATGTGATCCTGCACAAACCCGCCGAACTGCTGGCGCTCTGCCCCGAGGTGACGGCTCCGTAG
- a CDS encoding thioredoxin reductase — MVAVEVVEVTDELKNTYDVVVIGGGAAGLSGALMLTRARRSVVVIDAGAPRNAPASGVHGLLAREGIGPAELVERGRAEVRGYGGHVVSGEVGTVTREETGFQVALTDGRNVRARRLLLATGLVDELPDVPGLRSRWGRDVVHCPYCHGWEIRDQAIGVLGSGPLSVHQALLFRQWSDDVTFFSHTLPSPAGEEAEQLAARGIRVVDGEVASLEIVDDRLVGVRLTDGSVVKREALAVASRMVARTGLLSALGLRAVEHPSGGGEHIASDATGRTEVPGVWAAGNVTDLVAQVGGAAAAGAAAAAQINADLIAEETRQAVAARARGEVPFSPEMESRVCEAVLGDRRHGL; from the coding sequence ATGGTGGCCGTGGAGGTGGTCGAAGTGACCGATGAGCTGAAGAACACCTATGACGTGGTGGTGATCGGCGGTGGCGCCGCGGGGCTGAGCGGGGCGCTGATGCTGACTCGGGCGCGGCGGTCGGTGGTGGTGATCGACGCGGGCGCCCCGCGCAACGCCCCCGCTTCGGGGGTGCACGGACTGCTGGCCCGGGAAGGGATCGGACCGGCCGAGCTGGTGGAGCGGGGCCGGGCCGAGGTCCGCGGCTATGGCGGTCACGTGGTGTCCGGCGAGGTCGGCACCGTCACCCGGGAAGAGACCGGGTTCCAGGTGGCCCTGACCGACGGCCGGAACGTCCGTGCGCGCCGGCTGCTGCTGGCCACCGGGCTGGTCGACGAGTTGCCGGACGTCCCGGGGCTGCGGTCCCGGTGGGGCCGGGATGTGGTGCACTGTCCGTACTGCCACGGCTGGGAGATCCGTGACCAGGCCATCGGCGTCCTGGGGAGCGGGCCGCTGTCGGTGCACCAGGCGCTGCTGTTCCGTCAGTGGAGCGACGATGTCACCTTCTTCTCCCACACCCTGCCGTCGCCGGCCGGCGAGGAGGCGGAGCAGCTCGCCGCTCGTGGCATCCGCGTGGTGGACGGCGAGGTGGCGTCCCTGGAGATCGTCGATGACCGCCTTGTCGGCGTGCGGCTGACCGACGGCAGCGTGGTCAAGCGCGAGGCACTGGCCGTCGCGTCGCGGATGGTGGCGCGCACCGGCCTTCTGTCCGCGCTCGGGCTGCGGGCGGTGGAACATCCGAGTGGTGGCGGTGAGCACATCGCGTCCGACGCGACCGGCCGCACCGAGGTGCCCGGGGTGTGGGCCGCGGGCAATGTCACCGATCTGGTCGCCCAGGTCGGTGGTGCCGCGGCGGCGGGCGCGGCCGCGGCGGCCCAGATCAACGCGGATCTGATCGCCGAGGAGACCCGCCAGGCCGTCGCCGCCCGGGCCCGCGGCGAGGTGCCGTTCTCTCCGGAGATGGAATCGCGGGTCTGCGAAGCGGTGTTGGGTGACCGCCGCCACGGCCTGTGA
- a CDS encoding putative protease B precursor yields the protein MRTARRTRRRGRLIAAMSGLFATAALATVGTSAAASSASTAPSTPPSPSTSVSTPSVSAAASAVESLDVSDTAWTVDERTGTLRVLVGSTVRGADLARLDRTAERFRGAVTVERLEGPLRTLLSGGDGIYSSMGIRCSAGVNVQSGATYYFITAGHCTDGSPTWYADSGATTPVGPTTGTSFPGNDYGVVRYNNTAVPHPGTVGTVDVTGTATAYVGQQVCRRGATTGVRCGQVTALNATVNYGGGDVVSGLIQTNICAEPGDSGGPLYAGDKIIGILSGGSGDCSSGGTTFYQPIQEVLSAYGLTVY from the coding sequence GTGAGAACAGCACGCCGTACCAGGAGACGTGGTCGGCTGATCGCCGCGATGTCCGGTCTGTTCGCCACGGCAGCCCTCGCGACAGTCGGCACGAGTGCGGCCGCTTCCTCCGCGTCCACCGCCCCGTCCACGCCCCCATCCCCGTCCACGTCTGTCTCGACGCCGTCCGTGTCCGCTGCCGCCTCGGCCGTGGAATCCCTGGATGTCTCGGACACCGCCTGGACCGTGGACGAGCGCACCGGAACGCTGCGTGTTCTCGTCGGCTCCACGGTCCGGGGAGCCGACCTGGCCAGGCTCGACCGCACCGCCGAGCGTTTCCGCGGCGCCGTCACCGTCGAGCGGCTGGAGGGTCCGCTGCGGACCCTTCTCTCGGGTGGCGACGGGATCTACTCCTCCATGGGGATCCGCTGTTCGGCGGGGGTCAATGTGCAGAGTGGCGCCACGTATTACTTCATCACGGCCGGCCACTGCACCGATGGCAGCCCCACCTGGTACGCCGACTCCGGTGCGACCACCCCGGTCGGCCCGACGACCGGCACCAGCTTCCCGGGTAATGACTACGGCGTCGTCCGGTACAACAACACGGCGGTTCCGCACCCCGGGACCGTGGGAACGGTCGACGTCACCGGGACCGCCACCGCCTACGTCGGCCAGCAGGTCTGCCGCCGGGGGGCCACGACCGGTGTCCGGTGCGGTCAGGTCACCGCGCTCAACGCGACCGTCAACTACGGCGGCGGTGACGTCGTCTCCGGCCTGATCCAAACCAATATCTGCGCCGAACCAGGTGACAGCGGCGGTCCGCTCTACGCGGGCGACAAGATCATCGGCATTCTCTCGGGCGGCTCCGGGGACTGCTCCTCCGGTGGCACCACCTTCTACCAGCCGATCCAGGAAGTGCTGAGCGCCTACGGCCTCACCGTCTACTGA
- a CDS encoding putative integral membrane protein, which translates to MFAAVCVVVTALGHTLMSSDALPVWAVAAAFAATTAAAWWVAGRERGALVVTGATVVAQLGLHMAFRFAEMTVAPAAGSAMGHRMPGMRDMGTAPMSGGAMGHMHHGADAMSSAAPSMGHLPWPWAGPGGAGMAAAHLLAALVCGLWLWRGERAAFRLGRALAALLFVPLVLALRILGAGATPLPAWPSAPAFARRPRGVLLRHAILRRGPPRRFAVR; encoded by the coding sequence GTGTTCGCGGCGGTGTGCGTCGTGGTGACCGCGCTCGGGCACACGCTGATGTCCAGCGACGCCCTGCCGGTGTGGGCCGTGGCCGCCGCGTTCGCCGCGACGACGGCCGCCGCGTGGTGGGTCGCCGGGCGCGAGCGCGGAGCGCTGGTCGTGACCGGTGCGACGGTGGTCGCGCAACTCGGCCTGCACATGGCGTTCCGATTCGCGGAGATGACCGTCGCTCCCGCCGCGGGAAGCGCCATGGGCCACCGGATGCCCGGTATGCGGGACATGGGCACCGCCCCGATGAGCGGCGGCGCCATGGGCCACATGCACCATGGCGCGGACGCGATGTCCTCCGCCGCGCCGTCGATGGGCCATCTGCCGTGGCCCTGGGCGGGCCCCGGCGGGGCGGGCATGGCCGCGGCCCACCTGCTCGCCGCGCTGGTCTGCGGACTGTGGCTGTGGCGCGGCGAACGCGCGGCCTTCCGCCTCGGCCGCGCGCTCGCGGCCCTGCTGTTCGTCCCGCTCGTCCTCGCCCTGCGCATCCTCGGCGCGGGCGCCACTCCGCTGCCCGCATGGCCGTCCGCACCGGCCTTCGCCCGCCGGCCGCGCGGAGTTCTGCTACGGCACGCCATTCTCCGCAGAGGGCCACCGAGGCGGTTCGCCGTCCGCTGA
- a CDS encoding putative integral membrane protein, with the protein MSAEPLAPATGDSPDDVADREPRSLAEAESGGSGSGGSVWAGLRPLVLRLHFYAGVLVAPFLLVAAVTGLLYAGSFQAEKLVYAHELRVPVGDRELPISAQVAAARKGHPEGEISAVRPSPEDGATTRVLLSGVKGVDPDHTLAVFVDPYTGKVRGALEQYGSTGALPLRTWIDEFHRDLHLGQTGRLYSELAASWLWVIALGGVVLWLSRRRKKRTLRAVALPDRAATGRKRTMSFHGAVGLWVALGLLFLSATGLTWSTYAGANVEDLRTALGQTTPTVSATVGGGEHAGHHMGSGSMPGMDMGGTGEAAGHTADAGLDTVLAAARAKDLDNPVEIVPPAEPGSAYVVSQIQRSWPEKQDSVAVDPATGEVTDVQRFADYPVLAKLTRWGIDLHTGNLFGLVNQIALAALALALILLIVWGYRMWWQRGRASAFGRPIPRGAWRRVPLYVLVPLAAATAVIGYYLPLLGIPLATFLAVDIVAGEIARRRRAAPAA; encoded by the coding sequence ATGTCCGCTGAACCGCTCGCCCCGGCCACGGGCGATTCCCCGGATGATGTCGCCGACAGGGAGCCACGCTCCCTCGCCGAGGCCGAGTCCGGCGGGTCCGGGTCCGGCGGGTCCGTATGGGCGGGCCTGCGGCCGCTGGTGCTGCGGCTGCACTTCTACGCGGGGGTGCTGGTCGCGCCGTTCCTGCTGGTCGCGGCGGTGACCGGACTGCTGTACGCCGGATCGTTCCAGGCCGAGAAGCTGGTCTACGCCCACGAGTTGCGCGTCCCCGTCGGCGACCGTGAACTGCCGATCTCCGCACAGGTGGCAGCCGCGCGCAAGGGCCATCCCGAGGGTGAGATCAGCGCCGTACGGCCCTCCCCCGAGGACGGCGCCACCACCCGGGTGCTGCTCTCCGGCGTCAAGGGCGTCGATCCCGACCACACATTGGCCGTGTTCGTCGACCCGTACACCGGGAAGGTGCGCGGGGCGCTGGAGCAGTACGGCTCCACCGGCGCCCTCCCGCTGCGCACCTGGATCGATGAGTTCCACCGCGATCTGCACCTCGGGCAGACCGGCCGCCTCTACAGCGAACTCGCCGCCAGCTGGCTGTGGGTCATCGCCCTCGGCGGTGTGGTGCTCTGGCTCAGCCGTCGCCGTAAGAAGCGCACGCTGCGGGCGGTCGCGCTGCCCGACCGCGCCGCCACCGGCCGCAAGCGCACCATGTCCTTCCATGGCGCGGTGGGGCTGTGGGTGGCGCTCGGGCTGCTGTTCCTGTCCGCCACCGGCCTGACCTGGTCCACCTACGCGGGGGCCAACGTGGAGGACCTGCGCACCGCCCTCGGCCAGACCACCCCGACCGTGTCGGCCACGGTCGGCGGCGGTGAACACGCCGGACACCACATGGGTTCCGGTTCCATGCCGGGCATGGACATGGGCGGTACGGGCGAGGCGGCCGGGCACACCGCCGATGCGGGCCTGGACACCGTGCTGGCGGCCGCCCGCGCCAAGGACCTGGACAACCCCGTCGAGATCGTCCCGCCCGCCGAGCCGGGCAGTGCGTATGTCGTCAGCCAGATCCAGCGGAGCTGGCCCGAGAAGCAGGACTCGGTGGCCGTCGACCCGGCCACGGGCGAGGTGACCGACGTCCAGCGGTTCGCCGACTACCCGGTGCTCGCCAAGCTCACCCGCTGGGGCATCGACCTCCACACCGGAAACCTCTTCGGCCTCGTCAATCAGATCGCCCTGGCCGCTCTCGCGCTCGCGCTGATCCTTCTGATCGTCTGGGGCTATCGCATGTGGTGGCAGCGCGGTCGCGCCTCCGCCTTCGGCCGCCCGATCCCCCGCGGCGCGTGGCGGCGGGTACCGCTGTACGTCCTCGTCCCCCTGGCCGCGGCCACCGCCGTGATCGGCTACTACCTGCCCCTCCTCGGTATCCCGCTCGCGACCTTCCTGGCCGTCGACATCGTCGCGGGCGAGATCGCCCGCCGGCGCCGCGCCGCCCCCGCCGCCTGA
- a CDS encoding oxidoreductase-like: protein MSAPPADGTPIRTAVVGLGWAARSIWLPRLRRNPAFTVIAAVDPDERGRAAAAEMEGADRLPVLAAVHDLDPAEVDLAVVAVPNHLHCDVATELLAKGIPVFLEKPVCLTSEEAERLAAAERSGGAVLLAGSAARYRADVRGLYRIAARLGRIRHVELAWVRARGVPDRGGWFTQRSLAGGGALVDLGWHLFDIAVPLLGTAAFRHAIGTVSSDFITQRSSRAAWRGDDDGPVLSGGTDVEDTARGFLVTDDGRSVVLHASWASHEALDTTRVTIDGSAGSATLHCTFGFSPNRLEKSTLTRTVDGTTRPVAVPTEPIGTEYDRQLDMVPAQLRDPAGRGRVIEEVRRTIGAIERVYTSARIPQEVRESVSAPV, encoded by the coding sequence ATGAGCGCCCCGCCCGCCGACGGGACGCCGATCCGGACCGCCGTGGTGGGGCTGGGGTGGGCGGCGCGCTCGATCTGGCTGCCCCGGCTCCGCCGCAACCCCGCCTTCACCGTGATCGCCGCGGTGGATCCCGACGAGCGCGGCCGCGCGGCCGCCGCCGAGATGGAGGGCGCGGACCGGCTGCCGGTGCTGGCGGCGGTCCACGACCTCGACCCCGCGGAGGTGGACCTGGCGGTGGTCGCGGTGCCCAACCATCTGCACTGCGATGTCGCCACCGAGCTGCTGGCCAAGGGTATTCCGGTGTTCCTGGAGAAGCCGGTGTGCCTGACCTCCGAGGAGGCCGAGCGGCTGGCCGCCGCGGAGCGCTCCGGTGGCGCGGTGCTGCTGGCCGGGAGCGCGGCGCGCTACCGCGCCGATGTGCGCGGGCTGTACCGGATCGCCGCCCGGCTGGGCCGTATCCGCCATGTCGAACTCGCCTGGGTGCGGGCGCGCGGCGTACCCGACCGGGGCGGCTGGTTCACCCAGCGGTCGCTCGCGGGCGGCGGGGCGCTGGTCGACCTGGGCTGGCATCTGTTCGACATCGCGGTTCCGCTGCTGGGCACCGCCGCGTTCCGGCATGCCATCGGCACCGTGTCGTCCGACTTCATCACCCAGCGGTCCTCGCGGGCCGCGTGGCGGGGCGACGACGACGGCCCGGTGCTCTCGGGCGGCACCGATGTGGAGGACACCGCGCGCGGATTCCTCGTCACCGACGACGGCCGTTCGGTCGTGCTGCACGCGAGTTGGGCCTCGCATGAGGCGCTGGACACCACGCGGGTCACGATCGACGGCAGCGCGGGCAGCGCGACCTTGCACTGCACCTTCGGATTCAGCCCGAACCGCCTCGAGAAGTCCACCCTGACCCGCACCGTCGACGGTACGACCCGTCCGGTGGCGGTACCCACCGAACCGATCGGCACCGAGTACGACCGGCAGCTCGACATGGTTCCCGCGCAGCTGCGCGACCCGGCGGGGCGGGGCCGGGTGATCGAGGAGGTCCGACGGACCATCGGCGCCATCGAACGGGTCTACACCTCGGCCCGGATCCCCCAGGAGGTCCGGGAGTCGGTGTCGGCGCCGGTGTGA